A single genomic interval of Thermococcus sp. harbors:
- a CDS encoding HAD-IIA family hydrolase produces the protein MKQIGIIFDMDGVIYRGNTPITGSREVINFLKSRGVPFVFLTNNSTKTPRSYREKLLSMGIDVPEGLIITSGLATRIYMEKHFEPGKVFVIGGEGLEEEMEALGWGVVSIEKARTGEWKKVKYVVVGLDPALTYEKLKYGTLAIRNGARFIGTNPDTTYPAEEGLYPGAGAIIASLRASTDREPLIIGKPNEPVYEVVKEKLGDVDEIWMIGDRLDTDILFARRFGMKAIMVLTGVSSLEDVERTGIRPDLVLPSVAELLDYLKAILGGGG, from the coding sequence ATGAAACAGATTGGCATAATCTTCGATATGGACGGGGTAATTTATAGGGGCAACACACCCATAACAGGCTCAAGGGAAGTTATAAACTTCCTGAAATCCCGGGGTGTTCCCTTTGTTTTTCTAACGAACAACTCCACGAAAACCCCGAGGAGTTATCGGGAAAAGCTCCTCTCAATGGGCATAGACGTTCCAGAGGGGCTGATAATTACTTCCGGCCTCGCCACGAGGATTTACATGGAAAAGCACTTCGAGCCCGGAAAGGTTTTTGTGATAGGCGGTGAAGGCTTGGAGGAAGAAATGGAAGCTCTTGGCTGGGGAGTTGTAAGTATTGAAAAGGCCAGAACCGGAGAATGGAAGAAGGTTAAATACGTCGTAGTCGGTCTTGACCCTGCTTTGACCTACGAGAAGCTCAAGTACGGAACACTGGCGATAAGGAACGGGGCGCGCTTTATAGGTACGAACCCTGATACTACTTATCCCGCAGAGGAGGGGCTTTACCCCGGGGCCGGGGCAATAATAGCCTCCCTGCGGGCCTCGACGGATAGGGAACCCTTAATAATCGGAAAGCCCAACGAGCCGGTCTACGAAGTCGTTAAGGAAAAGCTCGGCGACGTTGACGAAATCTGGATGATCGGGGACAGGCTTGACACGGACATCCTATTCGCCAGGCGTTTCGGGATGAAGGCAATAATGGTTCTAACCGGTGTCAGCAGTCTGGAGGACGTTGAGAGGACTGGCATCAGGCCCGACCTCGTTCTCCCGAGCGTTGCCGAACTGCTGGACTACCTTAAAGCGATTCTTGGTGGAGGGGGATGA
- a CDS encoding ferritin family protein — translation MKAREIIELMITQENELYNLYKLGETFAVFERPELRDVFALIAEEELRHRKTLKKLLEGPVLEEAILDYVDELSLQPMLSDERAKPESLEELVIEAVLRERHAYEMYTKLSNILGGSLSQIFRMMAGEELKHAYRMKLVYEAL, via the coding sequence ATGAAAGCTAGAGAAATAATAGAGCTCATGATAACTCAGGAGAATGAACTCTACAACCTCTACAAGCTCGGGGAGACATTTGCAGTCTTTGAGAGGCCCGAGCTGAGGGATGTCTTCGCCCTCATAGCCGAGGAGGAGCTGAGGCACAGGAAGACTCTGAAAAAGCTCCTGGAGGGCCCCGTCCTCGAGGAGGCAATCCTTGACTACGTTGATGAGCTCTCCCTACAGCCCATGCTTTCCGACGAGAGGGCCAAGCCCGAAAGCTTGGAAGAGCTTGTGATTGAGGCCGTTCTGAGGGAGAGGCACGCCTACGAGATGTACACCAAGCTCTCCAATATCCTCGGGGGTTCCCTCTCCCAGATATTCAGGATGATGGCAGGTGAGGAGCTCAAGCACGCCTACAGGATGAAGCTGGTCTACGAGGCCCTGTGA